The following is a genomic window from Staphylococcus saccharolyticus.
AAGGATATGAGCAGTTTTTATATCGTCTTATGCTAATAATAGGAATTATATTTACGTTAGCTTTTACTATAAAGTATCCAACAATGTTCTTTTTTTCATTTTTCTTCTTTTTAGTTGGCTTGCTAACAAAAAGAAGTGCTATTAAAAAATTAAAATATCAAGAAACTCTATTAAGAGACTAATTCAGATTTAATATATTTATTTTTTCAAAATTTGATTTTAAGAGTAACAAAATAGAGGGATAATATGTTTGAAACAATCATCACGTCTGCTGTTCTTTATATTACTATCACAGTAGATTTACTAGTGATTTTATTAATTTACTTTGCTAGAGCTACAAGTTCTAACCATTATAAAGACATTTATGTAGGACAATATTTAGGATCTTATAAGTTTATTTTTTGCTTACGTCTTACATTATGTTCCAGAAAAATGGATTTTAGGTCTCTTAGGTTTTATACCTATTTATCTCGGGCTGAAAGTAGCTATTTACGACGATTGTGAAGATGAAAAGAAAGCTAAAGCAGAATTAGATAAAAAGGGACTTTCACAATTAACGAAAACCGTTGTACTTGTAACGATTGCAAGTTGTGGCGCTGATAATATTGGATTATTTGTTCCTTACTTTACAACTTTAAATGGTTTAGAATTAATTGTGACATTAATTACTTTTATAATCCTTATTTTCATTTTAGTTTTTACAGCTCAGAAACTTGCAAATATACCAGGTGTAGGAGAAGTGATAGAAAAATTTAGTCGCTGGATAATGGCTATCATATATATCGGCTTGGGTCTATTTATAATCATTGAAAATGATACTATTCAGACACTCATTAGCTTTATACATTAATGGTAAAACCCTTCAATGATTGATTTAAGTTCATTGAAGGGTTATTAAATGTAGAACTCATGATTCTTTATGACAATTAATGTTCTTCTATAGGATATAAATATCTTTCAAAATAGCTAGAATGTTGTCCGCTTGATCCAAAATATTGACTTAATGCTTCTTTTGAATAGTTATTCTGAAATATATCTGATGCTTTAAAATCCTCATAGGCTAATCTATTTGCAAATCCAAAATAAATTTTATACGTATTACCTTCTAAAGGTTTTAATAAACGGTAGCTTTTAAATCCACCAAATGAACTAAAAGGGGCACCTAAATGTAATAACTTTTTCTCTAGATGATTGCTATGGTCTTCAGATGATGGAACAAAGACAGCGCTATAGAAATGATTTTCATCAAATTCTCCAATACTATCAATGACTTGATAAGCACTAGGATGTTTTAAAACTGTTTTTTCATCAGTTTCTTCTAATATAACAGATGAATCATCAGCTGAAAATTGAAACAAATGATGCTCTGAATTGTTGCGTTTGATTTGGTTTAAAAAGCCATATGTACCATAAGATGTGTATAGTTTCATGACACATACCTCCTTTATTTTAATTTATTATACGATTATAGAATTTCTTTTGCACAATAAAAGATTAATATATCTAATAAAAAGTGGAAAATAGCATAATAATATGTAATATAATACTAAATGTATCATTTGAAAATAGTTCAATTAATGATTGCTTAATTATAAATCATTTACCCATATCTCTAGAATTTAAAAGTAAAGAATCAATAATAGATAAAAGGAAATTGCTAGTTAGAAGTACTATGTCATTTTTATGACATTTAAGCATATTAAAATACTAAAATATATACAGTATGCTATCATTGATAAGAATGATTTTAATGTGGGAGGACTTAAGGGTGCACAGCAAAAACGATACAATTTTAAAAACAGTTAAAGGTGAAGAAACGTCACACACACCTGTATGGTTTATGCGACAAGCAGGACGTTCGCAACCTGAGTATCGAAAATTAAAAGAAAAATATTCACTTTTTGAAATTACACATCAACCGGAATTGTGTGCTTACGTCACTCATTTACCTGTAGATAATTACCAAACTGACGCAGCTGTTTTGTATAAAGATATCATGACACCATTAAAGCCAATTGGTGTTGATGTAGATATTGAATCTGGAATAGGACCAGTTATCTCAAATCCAATCAAATCGGTACAAGATGTGGAGAAATTATCTCAAATTGATCCTAAAAGAGATGTGCCATATGTGTTAGATACAATTAAACTATTGACACAAGAAAAGTTGAATGTTCCTTTAATAGGGTTTATAGGTGCGCCATTTACTTTAGCTTCTTATATGATAGAAGGTGGGCCTTCTAAAAATTATAATTTTACAAAAGCGATGATGTGTAGAGATGAAGAAACTTGGTTCGCACTTATGAATCATCTTGTTGAAATCTCTATAAATTATGTAGTGGCACAAATAGAAGCTGGCGCGGAATTGATTCAAATTTTCGATTCATGGGTAGGCGCACTTAATATACAAGATTATAATTATTATATTAAGCCAGCTATGAACAAATTAGTCAGTGGGATTAAAGCTCAGTATGATGTGCCTGTCATATTATTTGGTGTAGGTGCAAGTCATTTAATCAATGAGTGGAATGATTTACCTATAGATGTTCTAGGGCTAGATTGGAGAACATCAATTAAACATGCTGATGATCTAGGAGTCAACAAAACGTTACAAGGTAACCTTGATCCTTCGCTATTATTAGCTCCGTGGGACGTCATTGAATCACGGTTAAAATCAATACTAGATCAAGGTATGGAACGCGGTAAACATATTTTCAATTTAGGTCACGGTGTTTTTCCTGAAGTAAAGCCGGAAACATTAAGAAAAGTAACAGAATTTGTTCATCAATATACTTCAAAATAGTTCTTTAAAAGATTTGGTTTTAATCCAAACCTTACTTAAATAACAATAATTAATATTAAAAGGAAGGTATTATTAATGACTAAAACAATCGGATTATTAGTAATGGCATATGGAACACCATACAAAGAGAATGATATCGAGCCTTATTATACTGATATTAGACGAGGTAAAAAACCAACTGAAGAAGAACTACAAGATTTAAAAAACCGCTATGAATTTATAGGAGGTCTTTCTCCTCTAGCAAGTACAACAGATAGACAAGCTGAAGCATTAACTCAAGCATTAAATGAAGCATATAAAGATGTAGAATTTAAATTATATTTAGGCTTAAAACATATTTCACCATATATTGAAGAAGCGGTTGAAAAAATGCATAATGATGGTATTGAAGAGGCAGTAACAGTAGTGCTTGCGCCACATTATTCAAGTTTTTCTGTCGGTTCATATGATGATAGAGCACAAGAAGAAGCAGACAAATATGGTATTAAGTTAACTCATATTAAACATTACTGTCATCAATCTAAATTTATTAAATATTGGGCAAACAAAATTAACGAAACTTTAGAACGAATTCCACGCGAAGAACATAATCAAACAGTTCTAGTCGTTTCTGCACACAGTTTACCTAAAGCTCTATTAGAAAGCAATAATGATTCTTATCCAAAAGAATTACATGAAACCGCTGAGATTTTAAAACAAGATTCAAACATTATTCATGTAGCAGAAGGATGGCAATCAGAGGGGAATACAGGTACACCTTGGTTAGGACCTGATGTCCAAGATCTTACTCGTGACTTATATCATCAACATCAATATAAAAACTTTATATATACACCAGTAGGCTTTGTTTGTGAGCATTTAGAAGTACTTTATGATAATGACTATGAATGTAAAGTAGTTTGTGATGATATTGGTGCTAACTATTATCGTCCTGATATGCCTAATACAGATCCATTATTTATTGGAGCAATTGTTGACGAAGTTAAAGCACATTTTTAAAATGTATAAATAAAGTAAAGTTTTAATTCCTCCATTAAATCGGGGGAATTCCTTTTGTAAAAAATGTCTTTAATTATAAATTTTAAACACGATTTCAGTGTGGATTTGAGCAAATCTGAAAGGAAGCGTGAAAGATTTGAGTAAAAAAGTAGCAATTATTGGAGCTGGAATTACAGGTTTAGCGAGTGCGTATTTTATTAAAAATGAAGATCCATCCATTGAAGTAACCATTTTTGAAGCTTTCAATAGACCTGGAGGGAAAATTCAAACGTATCGTAAAGATGGTTACACCATTGAATTAGGACCAGAATCTTATTTAGTACGCAAAAAAATTATGACTGATGTTGCTAAGGATATTGGTTTAGAGAATGATTTAATTACAAGCACTACAGGACAATCGTATATTTTTGCTAAAAATAAATTGTATCCTATTCCTGGTGGTTCTATTATGGGAATTCCAACAGATATTAAACCTTTTATAACCACTAGACTCATTTCACCAATAGGCAAATTAAGAGCGGGTCTCGATTTATTTAAAAAACCTATAGAGATGAATGGTGATATTTCAGTTGGGGACTTTTTTAGACAACGTTTAGGTAATGAAGTACTTGAGAATTTAATTGAACCTCTAATGGGAGGGATTTACGGTAGTGATATTGATCAATTAAGCTTGATGAGTACATTTCCTAGTTTTAAAGAAAAAGAAGAAAAATTTGGTAGTTTAATTAAAGGTATGAAACATGAAAAAGAGCAACACATAAAAAAACGTCAGCTCTATCCTGGAGCACCAAAAGGACAATTCAAACAATTTAGACATGGATTAAGTTCGTTTATAGAGGCGCTTGAAATAGATGTTCAAAAAAAAGGCGTAAGTATTTGTTACAATACACCTGTTGATGATATTGTTGTATCTCAAAAAGATTATGAAATTATTTTAGAAGATAACAAAGAAAAGTTTGATGGTGTATTAGTTACTACCCCTCATCAAGTATTTATGAAGTGGTTTAGCCATGATCCAGCATTTGATTATTTCAATAAGATGGATTCAACTACTGTTGCGACAGTCGTTATGGCGTTTGATGAAAAGAACATTAAAAACACATATGATGGTACTGGTTTTGTTATTGCTAGAACTAGTCAAACTGATATTACTGCTTGTACTTGGACTTCAAAAAAATGGCCATTTACCACTCCTGAAGGAAAAGTTTTGATTAGAGCTTACATTGGTAAACCAGGAGACACTGTGGTTGATAATCATACAGATGATGAAATTGTTTCGATTGTTAGAAAAGATTTAAGTCAAATGATGACTATAACAGGTGATCCAGATTTTACAATAGTCAATCGTTTGCCGAAAAGTATGC
Proteins encoded in this region:
- the hemE gene encoding uroporphyrinogen decarboxylase codes for the protein MWEDLRVHSKNDTILKTVKGEETSHTPVWFMRQAGRSQPEYRKLKEKYSLFEITHQPELCAYVTHLPVDNYQTDAAVLYKDIMTPLKPIGVDVDIESGIGPVISNPIKSVQDVEKLSQIDPKRDVPYVLDTIKLLTQEKLNVPLIGFIGAPFTLASYMIEGGPSKNYNFTKAMMCRDEETWFALMNHLVEISINYVVAQIEAGAELIQIFDSWVGALNIQDYNYYIKPAMNKLVSGIKAQYDVPVILFGVGASHLINEWNDLPIDVLGLDWRTSIKHADDLGVNKTLQGNLDPSLLLAPWDVIESRLKSILDQGMERGKHIFNLGHGVFPEVKPETLRKVTEFVHQYTSK
- the hemY gene encoding protoporphyrinogen oxidase; its protein translation is MSKKVAIIGAGITGLASAYFIKNEDPSIEVTIFEAFNRPGGKIQTYRKDGYTIELGPESYLVRKKIMTDVAKDIGLENDLITSTTGQSYIFAKNKLYPIPGGSIMGIPTDIKPFITTRLISPIGKLRAGLDLFKKPIEMNGDISVGDFFRQRLGNEVLENLIEPLMGGIYGSDIDQLSLMSTFPSFKEKEEKFGSLIKGMKHEKEQHIKKRQLYPGAPKGQFKQFRHGLSSFIEALEIDVQKKGVSICYNTPVDDIVVSQKDYEIILEDNKEKFDGVLVTTPHQVFMKWFSHDPAFDYFNKMDSTTVATVVMAFDEKNIKNTYDGTGFVIARTSQTDITACTWTSKKWPFTTPEGKVLIRAYIGKPGDTVVDNHTDDEIVSIVRKDLSQMMTITGDPDFTIVNRLPKSMPQYHVGHINRIKAIQHHIETTYPRLRVTGASFEAVGLPDCIQQGKNAIEEIIAEL
- the hemH gene encoding ferrochelatase, producing MTKTIGLLVMAYGTPYKENDIEPYYTDIRRGKKPTEEELQDLKNRYEFIGGLSPLASTTDRQAEALTQALNEAYKDVEFKLYLGLKHISPYIEEAVEKMHNDGIEEAVTVVLAPHYSSFSVGSYDDRAQEEADKYGIKLTHIKHYCHQSKFIKYWANKINETLERIPREEHNQTVLVVSAHSLPKALLESNNDSYPKELHETAEILKQDSNIIHVAEGWQSEGNTGTPWLGPDVQDLTRDLYHQHQYKNFIYTPVGFVCEHLEVLYDNDYECKVVCDDIGANYYRPDMPNTDPLFIGAIVDEVKAHF
- the traP gene encoding signal transduction protein TRAP, which encodes MKLYTSYGTYGFLNQIKRNNSEHHLFQFSADDSSVILEETDEKTVLKHPSAYQVIDSIGEFDENHFYSAVFVPSSEDHSNHLEKKLLHLGAPFSSFGGFKSYRLLKPLEGNTYKIYFGFANRLAYEDFKASDIFQNNYSKEALSQYFGSSGQHSSYFERYLYPIEEH